In one window of Clavelina lepadiformis chromosome 4, kaClaLepa1.1, whole genome shotgun sequence DNA:
- the LOC143453319 gene encoding C-type lectin domain family 4 member E-like — MRSLNTRRTIFNAIPRPSVSAYLILYIGMTDMVKEREWIWVDGELESNRNWSPGEGTNGDCAIIIWPREGFYDLGCNQNYRAICEKSIF; from the exons ATGAGGAGTCTGAACACGAGAAG AACAATTTTCAATGCTATCCCCCGTCCGTCCGTGAGCGCCTATCTCATCTTATACATCGGAATGACGGACATGGTCAAAGAACGCGAGTGGATATGGGTGGATGGAGAGTTAGAATCAAACCGAAACTGGAGTCCAGGAGAGGGTACCAATGGCGACTGTGCCATTATTATCTGGCCAAGGGAAGGTTTCTACGATTTGGGGTGTAACCAAAATTATCGTGCCATTTGcgagaaaagcattttttaa
- the LOC143453311 gene encoding putative oxidoreductase TM_0325: MEDYLGKVVIVTGASSGIGAKIATSFAKRGASLIVTGRNAMKLNETAEKCKAAGSPNVLQFTVDLQNINEIDKIIKETIEELGRIDVLINNAASCYLAFIGNINYDQFDEMMAVNVKAPIRLTELCIPYLEKTKGNIVNISSMASQNFTIPGGLTYSATKAALDYFVRSASLSIADKGIRINNVNPAFLNTELFRNVVPDEAGKEQFMQAAAPMHPLGKRLIEAKEVVDAVMFLASSNAAMITGTCLNVDGGRILTGQ, translated from the exons ATGGAAGACTATTTAGGCAAAGTGGTGATCGTAACAG GTGCGTCCAGCGGCATTGGGGCCAAAATCGCAACAAGTTTTGCGAAACGAGGAGCAAGTTTGATTGTAACTGGGAGAAATGCGATGAAGTTGAACGAAACAGCAGAAAAGTGCAAAGCCGCCGGTTCACCAAACGTT CTGCAATTTACCGTTGACCTCcaaaatataaatgaaatcGATAAGATTATAAAGGAAACTATTGAAGAACTCGGACGGATTGatgttttgataaataatGCTGCTTCCTGCTATTTGGCTTTCATCGGAAAT ATAAATTACGACCAATTTGATGAAATGATGGCTGTAAACGTGAAGGCTCCGATACGTCTCACAGAACTCTGCATCCCATATTTGGAAAAGACGAAAg GTAACATCGTTAATATCTCGAGCATGGCTAGCCAAAACTTTACGATACCTGGAGGCCTCACATACAGCGCTACCAAAGCAGCTCTTGATTACTTTGTGCGATCAGCCTCTCTTT CGATTGCCGACAAAGGAATACGAATTAACAACGTAAA CCCCGCTTTTTTAAACACTGAATTGTTCCGCAACGTCGTACCGGACGAAGCCGGCAAAGAGCAGTTCATGCAAGCTGCAGCTCCAATGCATCCACTGGGCAAGAGGTTAATCGAGGCCAAAGAAGTAGTTGACGCTGTCATGTTCCTGGCGTCGTCAAACGCAGCCATGATCACAGGAACTTGCCTCAACGTGGACGGGGGACGAATTTTAACTGGACAGTAG
- the LOC143452960 gene encoding uncharacterized protein LOC143452960 — protein sequence MRLALAVLILRQILEVVAASNCPVRSQEDPVMLTNSWRINSDADRSDVGKYFPGYVYRKATSYDVHYCSLLCAKDRKCKSFNYIEKDYKCHINEKDRASSDPPDEDLYQFESQWVPRIKGLIDMKDSTYYSRDYYQLKKPLNDPCLTSSCKEDEVCSPYYVKQGNEESDPVLSYSCQKNKFSLSDFHVQWSHWNAWSQCTTTCGYGIEVRNRTCEDEAKSWKCRGESRQARRCADVPCPQWAAWGIWGECLSPENCGKGEQLRSRTCQGSLELDACIGDPTSSRPCLLPSCKTPHILSNITSGFVFIYDDTIPENSSWKGVCEDPELDSSRKKSIVRTICRGIGFAFGILRDNANETLTTKLYLKPKSCAINETSLMNCNHDGWKEFKDCQKQLNVYCYDAEHYTRNDIQTYKDFSTLCQSKGKQLCSYEEIFPHKDIPIITGITGGDSWAPIRDDFNDWIQVGGELGRLAEKHNNLYGPPPWGLDPEQHQYLKGNVYCCSVIFPKWADWTSWADRPPARKCGRKWQFRIRQCLHNKLRPVCEGSEIESRLINLPRCGSNMALLNISAGAVFIYVDNDNPGITKWKGVCQHPALTDDAKRRASVGACNEVGYEFGYILEDDEVENPVYADQFYPPETCTENDIFLQQCDNPLWNASQNCSRQLQVHCYEATHYFTNDAKTYEEFASYCSTKGLQLCTRKEIFQFGYTPIITGNIAGDHWTPVRDAFNNWEYVGNFAVLHRPNLDNHPEKKGNVYCCSFTLSVKGM from the exons ATGCGATTAGCACTTGCGGTTTTGATATTGAGGCAAATTCTGGAAGTGGTCGCGGCATCGAATTGCCCAGTTAGATCCCAAGAGGATCCAGTGATGTTAACCAACTCCTGGAGAATCAATTCTGATGCGGATCGAAGTGatgttggaaaatattttcctgGTTACGTCTATAGAAAAGCCACGAGTTACGACGTCCACTATTGCTCGCTTTTGTGCGCTAAAGATAGgaa GTGCAAATCCTTCAACTACATCGAGAAAGATTACAAATGTCACATCAATGAAAAAGACAGAGCGAGCTCCGACCCTCCAGACGAAGATTTGTACCAGTTTGAAAGTCAATGGGTTCCCAGGATAAAAGGACTGATTGATATGAAAGATTCAACTTACTACAGTCGCGATTACTATCAATTGAAAAAG CCATTGAATGATCCTTGTCTTACGTCATCATGTAAAGAAGACGAAGTTTGTTCTCCATATTACGTCAAACAAGGGAATGAGGAGAGTGATCCGGTCTTGAGTTACTCGTGTCAGAAGAACAAGTTTTCATTGAGTg ATTTTCACGTGCAATGGTCGCATTGGAACGCATGGAGCCAATGTACTACAACTTGTGGTTACGGAATTGAAGTTCGTAACCGAACCTGTGAGGACGAAGCAAAATCATGGAAGTGTAGAGGTGAATCGAGACAGGCGAGGAGGTGTGCTGATGTTCCATGCCCAC AATGGGCTGCCTGGGGTATATGGGGTGAATGCCTGTCACCAGAAAATTGCGGCAAGGGTGAGCAATTACGCAGCAGGACTTGTCAGGGGTCTTTGGAGTTAGATGCGTGCATTGGTGACCCCACCTCGTCTAGGCCTTGTTTATTGCCATCTTGCAAAA CTCCACACATTCTTTCGAACATCACTTCCggctttgttttcatttatgaCGACACAATACCAGAAAATTCAAGTTGGAAGGGCGTATGTGAG GACCCTGAGTTGGACAGCTCTAGAAAGAAAAGTATAGTAAGGACCATCTGTAGAGGAATCGGTTTCGCTTTTGGCATCTTACGAGACAACGCTAATGAGACTTTGACAACCAAG TTGTACCTTAAACCTAAATCCTGTGCAATCAATGAAACGTCTCTAATGAATTGTAACCATGATGGATGGAAGGAGTTCAAAGATTGCCAAAAACAGCTGAATGTTTATTGCTATG ACGCAGAACATTACACCAGAAATGACATACAGACCTATAAAGATTTTTCAACACTGTGCCAAAGTAAAGGCAAACAGCTCTGCTCATACGAGGAGATTTTTCCTCATAAAGATATTCCCATCATAACTGGAATAACTGGCGGTGATAGCTGGGCTCCTATAAG AGACGACTTCAACGACTGGATTCAAGTTGGGGGCGAACTCGGCCGATTGGCTGAAAAGCACAACAATTTGTACGGCCCACCTCCCTGGGGCTTGGATCCAGAACAGCATCAATACCTAAAGGGAAACGTTTACTGTTGCTCCGTGATCTTTCcga AATGGGCAGATTGGACTTCGTGGGCTGACAGACCACCAGCACGAAAGTGTGGAAGGAAATGGCAGTTCCGAATAAGACAATGTCTACACAACAAGCTGCGGCCAGTATGCGAAGGTTCTGAGATCGAATCCCGGCTTATCAATTTACCGAGATGTGGAA GTAATATGGCTCTTTTGAATATCTCCGCTGGTGCTGTGTTTATCTACGTGGACAATGATAATCCTGGTATCACAAAGTGGAAAGGAGTGTGTCAG CACCCCGCGCTGACCGACGATGCCAAACGTCGTGCTTCGGTAGGAGCTTGTAATGAAGTGGGCTACGAATTTGGCTACATTTTGGAGGACGATGAAGTTGAAAATCCAGTTTACGCTGATCAG TTTTACCCACCAGAAACATGTACTGAAAACGATATATTTCTTCAACAATGCGACAACCCGTTATGGAATGCAAGTCAAAATTGCAGCCGCCAACTTCAAGTCCATTGTTATG AAGCGACCCATTACTTCACAAATGATGCTAAAACGTATGAAGAATTTGCTTCATATTGCTCGACAAAAGGTTTGCAACTCTGCACGCggaaagaaatttttcaatttggaTACACTCCAATAATCACCGGTAACATTGCGGGCGACCATTGGACACCAGTTCG AGATGCTTTTAATAACTGGGAATACGTTGGAAATTTTGCTGTTCTTCATCGACCCAACCTTGATAACCATCCAGAAAAAAAAGGGAATGTATATTGCTGTTCTTTCACTCTTTCTG TTAAAGGAATGTGA
- the LOC143453307 gene encoding uncharacterized protein LOC143453307 → MALQSIGLLLVISAFLACASCGDIIATACCNTAQELVCETSSSTTVRCRCTALNLLEDGGKARTYNITSLTLQNVNNLESCFGNFNSSRWNRLSYFEVSDSTTNAGLSLSGINQFVKTVKTLVLNNNGLTKINPDYFKAFPMLKSLKITRNNLVRIQASYFNKENFPKLEDLTLNENRIFEIETGIFQGLPLLKRLSLSRNRIELIHNALANLSHLEDLDLSFNRISKVHHDAFLGFTAITKLNLSHNNLSSLNISSSHRLLNLDISFNSFTEMPAEILNMITRDDIGVVKLSGNHLKCDQNMALFFERAVCNEMPISESVVHKYLDDIVHLKSILRQTSRLVLPYPGICVVKPSAEKCLVDSDSNTELCALQSYLDFSASKPEGSSSKIFRGLLRHLRTLYINVKRMEALSLNSDALIEVKQNLVQGLNFIASNVPVNPSDRLVGYIGDDITVGVTEVNEVQRTRSFDGDITTGIGFQLTTRGDGEFVHDEFGNTQSDLEARIDTCSARQRARTNSVTQAEILLPRSVYLGEENQKLVFVSYSDDFLFPSDLTLASSIISADVINRNIVKSKEKIFISADVNTYETMDHKTSYRCAFWNFKTTSWDKDGCQLTNKTRIESSGRWQTRVTCACDHLTNFGILLDFNPNDEERNADVSVIISYIGISLSIIGLIVTIIYRFCTKDLRRGIPQVTLLHLCTSLLSVYMLLLIYDKDFVTQNDNLCITVGVCLHFALLLVWCWQVVEAVAMYRLLVQVFKAKMSYFLPKATAACYGTALLIVTSGLVYYKFGVVDVAEDDVSFYDSYRNGDTCFLSHPSNVYFLIVPVCAGWVINCFAFIVILCELNRSRKPKVCGNNLNVLQSRLRQALGLSSLLSITWFFGFVKVALQLSLGASHVSASVFEIIFALCNSLQGFLIFLLFCASRVVKETRFTKKFKMSFMDPTVRSHSKSKRGSSDRITKTTV, encoded by the exons ATGGCGTTACAATCTATAGGGTTATTACTGGTTATATCAGCTTTTTTGGCGTGTGCATCATGCGGTGACATAATTGCTACGGCATGCTGTAACACGGCACAAGAGCTAGTTTGTGAAACAAGTTCATCTACCACAGTACGTTGTCGCTGCACCGCTCTAAATCTCCTTGAAGACGGCGGCAAAGCAAGAACATACAACATTACGTCACTCACGTTGCAAAAC GTTAACAATTTGGAAAGTTGTTTTGGGAATTTCAATTCATCCCGTTGGAATCGGCTGAGTTACTTTGAAGTATCAGATTCAACGACCAACGCTGGCCTCAGTCTCTCCGGAATCAACCAATTTGTGAAAACCGTGAAGACACTTGTATTAAACAACAACggattaacaaaaattaatccaGATTATTTTAAAGCATTTCCTATGCTCAAGTCGCTCAAAATAACGAGGAATAACCTGGTTAGGATCCAAGCCTCTTActttaacaaagaaaattttccgAAACTGGAAGATTTAACTTTAAACGAAAATCGAATCTTTGAGATCGAAACAGGAATTTTTCAAGGACTCCCGTTGTTGAAAAGATTATCTCTAAGCAGAAATCGAATTGAGTTGATTCACAATGCTCTGGCAAATCTCAGTCATCTAGAGGATCTTGATCTATCCTTTAACAGGATTAGTAAAGTTCATCACGACGCCTTCCTCGGGTTTACCGCGATTACAAAGTTAAACCTCAGTCATAACAATCTCTCCAGTTTGAACATTAGTTCCAGTCATCGGTTACTAAACTTAGACATCAGTTTCAACTCCTTCACTGAGATGCCAGCCGAAATTCTGAACATGATAACAAGAGACGACATCGGTGTTGTTAAATTGAGTGGAAACCATTTGAAATGCgatcaaaatatggctttgtTTTTTGAACGGGCAGTATGTAACGAAATGCCGATTAGTGAATCCGTCGTCCACAAATACCTGGACGACATTGTTCATCTTAAAAGTATTCTACGTCAGACTTCGCGCCTGGTATTGCCTTACCCTGGTATATGTGTCGTAAAGCCTAGTGCGGAGAAATGTTTGGTTGATAGTGACAGCAATACCGAGCTCTGTGCCTTGCAATCCTACCTCGATTTTTCCGCCAGTAAACCTGAAGGAAGCAGCTCAAAGATATTCAG GGGTCTGTTAAGACATTTGAGAACTCTTTATATCAACGTGAAAAGAATGGAGGCTTTATCTCTCAATTCCGATGCTTTGATTGAAGTGAAGCAGAATCTAGTGCAGG GTCTCAATTTCATTGCAAGCAATGTACCGGTCAATCCGTCCGACCGTTTGGTTGGTTACATTGGAGATGACATCACAGTCGGCGTAACTGAGGTCAACGAAGTTCAAAGAACAAGGTCATTTGATGGTGACATCACCACCGGTATTGGTTTTCAATTAACCACGAGAGGCGATGGAGAGTTCGTGCACGACGAATTCGGAAACACCCAGAGTGACCTTGAAGCAAGAATCGACACGTGCTCA GCGCGACAAAGAGCAAGAACTAATAGTGTGACGCAAGCAGAAATTCTCCTACCAAGATCTGTTTATTTGGGAGAGGAGAATCAGAAACTTGTGTTCGTGAGCTACAGTGACGAC tttcttttTCCTTCCGATCTCACACTCGCGTCGTCCATAATATCTGCTGACGTAATTAATCGGAACATTGTTAAGTCGAAAGAAAAGATCTTTATTTCTGCTGACGTCAATACTTACGAAACAATGGACCACAAAACTTCATATCG CTGTGCATTTTGGAACTTCAAAACCACAAGTTGGGACAAAGATGGCTGCCAACTGACCAATAAAACAAGAATTGAATCATCCGGTAGATGGCAGACAAGAGTGACTTGCGCTTGCGACCATTTAACAAATTTCGGGATTTTATTGGATTTTAACCCAAATGAC GAAGAACGAAATGCTGACGTTAGTGTCATTATATCCTACATTGGAATATCGCTCTCGATCATAGGACTCATCGTAACAATCATATACAG ATTCTGCACAAAGGATTTAAGGAGGGGAATACCCCAAGTGACACTATTGCACTTGTGTACGTCACTGCTTTCTGTTTACATGTTATTGCTCATCTACGACAAGGACTTTGTCACACAAAACGAC AATCTCTGCATTACTGTTGGAGTTTGCTTGCACTTCGCCTTGTTATTGGTCTGGTGCTGGCAGGTGGTAGAGGCAGTGGCAATGTATCGGCTTCTGGTACAAGTTTTTAAGGCGAAAATGTCTTACTTTCTGCCCAAAGCAACCGCGGCTTGCTATGGAACAGCATTGCTTATTGTTACGTCCGGCTTAGTTTATTATAAGTTTGGAGTAGTCGACGTCGCTGAAGATGACGTGTCCTTCTATGATTCCTATAG GAATGGGGACACTTGCTTCTTGTCACATCCAAGTAATGTCTATTTCCTGATCGTACCGGTGTGTGCCGGCTGGGTTATCAACTGCTTTGCTTTCATCGTGATACTTTGTGAGCTGAACCGTTCAAGAAAACCTAAAGTTTGCGGAAACAACTTAAATGT ACTGCAATCCCGGTTAAGACAAGCCTTGGGTCTGTCTAGCCTTCTTTCCATCACTTGGTTTTTTGGCTTTGTCAAGGTGGCGCTACAGCTTAGCCTGGGAGCTTCTCACGTTTCCGCTTCCgtgtttgaaataatttttgcgCTTTGCAATTCCCTGCAAGGTTTCCTCATTTTCCTTTTGTTCTGCGCTTCCAGAGTCGTAAAAGAAACCCGTTTCACG aaaaagttcaaaatgtcATTCATGGATCCCACAGTAAGGTCGCACTCGAAGTCTAAGAGAGGTTCGAGCGACAGAATAACGAAGACGACAGTATGA